The following are encoded in a window of Pseudalgibacter alginicilyticus genomic DNA:
- a CDS encoding prohibitin family protein has product MEKLPKVAFPFIIVAVILIIVLSKSAVTINSGEAGVLFKTFGEGVVIDEPALGEGFHIVAPWNKVFVYEVRQQEITEKMNVLSSNGLDIKLEASVWFQPDFKNIGKLHQEKSEMYKERVLLPAIRSAARSVVGRYTPEQLYSSKRDAIQQEIFEETKKIVEDQYIQLNEVLVRDVTLPATIKDAIERKLKQEQESLEYEFRLITADKEAQKQIIEAQGKADANRILSASLNNMILQDKGIEATIKLAESPNSKVIVIGSGDSGMPIILGNQ; this is encoded by the coding sequence ATGGAAAAATTACCAAAAGTAGCATTCCCTTTTATCATCGTTGCGGTGATACTTATTATTGTACTATCAAAATCAGCTGTAACTATTAATTCAGGTGAAGCTGGCGTGTTATTTAAAACCTTTGGAGAAGGTGTTGTTATTGATGAACCTGCCTTAGGTGAAGGGTTTCACATTGTAGCACCATGGAACAAAGTATTTGTTTATGAAGTGCGTCAACAAGAAATAACTGAAAAAATGAATGTGCTTTCATCAAACGGATTGGATATTAAATTAGAAGCCTCTGTTTGGTTTCAACCTGATTTTAAAAATATAGGAAAATTACATCAAGAAAAAAGTGAGATGTATAAAGAACGTGTTTTGTTGCCTGCAATTCGATCTGCCGCTAGAAGTGTAGTAGGACGATATACTCCAGAACAATTATATTCAAGTAAACGAGATGCTATTCAGCAAGAAATTTTTGAAGAAACAAAAAAAATTGTTGAAGATCAGTACATTCAATTAAATGAAGTATTGGTTCGAGATGTTACTTTACCTGCCACCATTAAAGATGCTATCGAGCGTAAATTAAAGCAAGAACAAGAATCTTTAGAATATGAATTTAGACTGATTACAGCAGATAAAGAAGCACAAAAACAAATTATTGAAGCTCAAGGTAAGGCTGATGCGAATAGAATTTTGAGTGCATCATTAAATAATATGATATTACAAGATAAAGGTATTGAGGCTACTATTAAATTAGCAGAATCACCAAATAGTAAAGTTATTGTTATTGGCTCAGGCGATAGTGGAATGCCCATTATTTTAGGAAATCAATAA
- a CDS encoding M16 family metallopeptidase, protein MRKITSFIFFFITLLSFSQSLIQDEILIKKQLKNGLTYYIYPTDKVEGQGHFRLFVKVGSLQETENQRGLAHFLEHMAFNGIKHFKANELIEFLENKGSKFGHDLNAHTSFEETIYKLKIPTKDPTVIDSTLTIMSDWVNGMLLDSLEVEKERGVVLSEWLSKQSPRNQSGEVFLNTLLNNSIYNERTVIGDTVSLKHFKLAELKAFYNKWYDPSLMAVAITGDINPIEIEEIIHKKFANIPSEFPKTSVGKIPDYKKDSLIVYSDNWNKKTELNYIQLQDVYKNVNTKTSYHGYLTRSVLNKLISARLAKLSFNDTKYKKTSINISNFLKSKGALLATVELKPESALDGINEFNMHFQQIFQYGFTPLEIEKVSKTMLAAFNRTLQEDKPISAAGMINQMYQDFFNGNMIISLEDEYKMMEEYFYKIDSIQILSALKENKKNSPFQYLLTTNNEHVNSLPNKKELLHTIQKFKTQKVKPYKNDLYVPERLLKNTPKPGIIKRIEPLTAIDAQKILLNNGATIIYKKSLTNQDNILLAGFKKGGFYAMDSINYLNAQYSAPAVSMSGYGDFSREALSHYLAGNSAKIQFLIDKTRSGFFGSANTKDIKTLFELFYLKATEPKVDSLLFKQLKDVSIDNISDKPKSAKENFQEELKYLIRGKDYTTQPNTKSELDKGLNQEAIIPIYNTFFKSANNYVLTIISDKDLEVVLPFIKTYVATIPKGEFDTSYKYKPQAIKNKSVDFIKYGGESPKAVFSLIYQQDHKLKNFSSLEIQNQILESVLKLELNKRLREDMGVVYGVTVSVSATKHPTPLSRQTIALVCKPSDVDIIETEVKSILKGIASGEIDFNEDLQKVKTNLITTFNVNKQKNSFWTKSIRDYYFNQYKNWQFVTDYEALVNAVSIKAIKKITKKYFIKTPLTKAVLYPKKN, encoded by the coding sequence ATGCGTAAAATCACATCCTTTATTTTCTTCTTTATTACGTTATTAAGCTTTTCTCAAAGTTTGATACAAGATGAAATACTTATAAAAAAACAGCTTAAAAATGGCTTAACTTATTATATCTATCCTACAGATAAAGTTGAGGGACAAGGACATTTCAGACTGTTTGTAAAAGTGGGTTCTTTACAAGAGACAGAAAATCAACGTGGTTTAGCTCATTTTTTAGAACACATGGCTTTTAACGGTATTAAACATTTCAAAGCTAATGAGTTAATTGAGTTTTTAGAAAACAAAGGGTCTAAATTTGGACATGATTTAAATGCGCATACTTCATTTGAGGAAACTATTTATAAATTAAAAATTCCAACAAAGGATCCTACGGTTATAGATTCTACTTTAACTATCATGTCTGATTGGGTTAATGGGATGCTACTGGACTCTCTGGAAGTTGAAAAAGAACGTGGTGTTGTATTGTCTGAATGGCTTTCAAAACAATCGCCAAGAAATCAAAGTGGAGAAGTATTTTTAAATACATTATTAAATAATTCTATTTATAATGAACGTACAGTCATAGGAGATACGGTGAGTTTAAAACATTTTAAATTAGCAGAATTAAAAGCTTTCTATAATAAATGGTATGATCCTTCTTTAATGGCTGTAGCTATAACAGGTGATATTAATCCTATAGAAATAGAGGAGATTATACACAAAAAATTCGCTAATATACCTTCAGAATTTCCAAAAACTTCGGTTGGGAAAATTCCTGATTACAAAAAAGACAGTTTAATTGTTTATAGTGACAATTGGAATAAAAAAACAGAATTAAATTACATACAATTACAGGATGTTTATAAAAATGTAAACACAAAAACAAGTTACCATGGCTACTTAACCCGTAGTGTATTAAATAAATTAATTTCTGCTCGCTTAGCAAAATTATCTTTTAATGATACCAAATATAAAAAGACAAGTATCAATATTAGTAACTTCTTAAAATCTAAAGGCGCCTTATTAGCAACAGTTGAATTAAAACCAGAATCAGCATTAGATGGCATTAATGAATTCAATATGCATTTTCAGCAAATATTTCAATATGGATTTACACCTCTTGAAATAGAAAAAGTAAGCAAAACAATGTTAGCGGCTTTTAATAGAACACTGCAAGAAGACAAACCTATTTCTGCAGCTGGAATGATTAATCAAATGTATCAAGATTTTTTCAATGGAAATATGATTATTTCACTGGAGGATGAATACAAAATGATGGAGGAATATTTTTATAAAATAGATTCTATTCAAATCTTAAGTGCTTTAAAAGAGAATAAAAAAAACAGCCCTTTTCAATATTTATTAACAACAAATAATGAGCATGTTAATAGCCTACCTAATAAAAAAGAGTTGTTACATACTATTCAAAAATTTAAGACCCAAAAAGTCAAACCTTATAAAAATGATTTATACGTTCCAGAGAGATTATTAAAAAATACGCCCAAACCTGGTATTATAAAACGTATAGAACCCTTAACTGCAATTGATGCCCAAAAAATATTGCTTAATAATGGAGCTACAATTATTTATAAAAAATCCTTAACTAACCAAGATAATATTTTATTAGCGGGTTTTAAAAAAGGAGGCTTTTACGCTATGGATAGTATCAATTATTTAAATGCACAATACAGTGCTCCTGCTGTTTCAATGAGTGGTTATGGTGATTTTTCTAGAGAAGCCCTGAGTCATTATTTAGCAGGAAATAGCGCTAAAATTCAGTTTTTAATAGATAAAACCCGTTCAGGCTTTTTTGGTAGTGCAAATACAAAAGACATTAAAACACTTTTTGAGTTGTTTTATTTAAAAGCGACAGAACCAAAAGTGGATAGCCTACTTTTTAAACAACTAAAAGACGTGTCTATTGATAATATTTCTGACAAACCAAAATCAGCTAAAGAAAACTTCCAAGAAGAACTTAAATATTTAATTAGGGGTAAAGACTATACCACACAACCAAACACCAAATCTGAATTAGATAAAGGCTTAAATCAAGAGGCAATTATTCCTATCTATAATACCTTTTTTAAAAGTGCTAATAATTATGTGCTAACTATTATTTCTGATAAAGACTTAGAGGTTGTTTTGCCTTTTATTAAAACGTATGTCGCAACCATACCAAAAGGAGAATTTGACACATCTTATAAATATAAGCCACAAGCTATTAAAAATAAATCTGTCGACTTCATAAAATACGGTGGCGAATCTCCAAAGGCTGTTTTTTCATTAATTTATCAGCAGGACCACAAATTAAAAAACTTTTCAAGTTTAGAAATACAAAATCAAATTTTAGAATCTGTGTTGAAATTAGAATTAAATAAGCGGTTACGTGAAGACATGGGAGTTGTATACGGGGTTACAGTGTCTGTAAGTGCTACAAAGCACCCAACACCATTAAGTAGGCAAACCATAGCCTTAGTTTGTAAACCGTCTGATGTAGATATCATAGAAACTGAAGTAAAATCCATACTGAAAGGAATAGCCTCTGGAGAAATTGATTTTAATGAAGACTTACAAAAAGTAAAAACAAATTTGATAACTACTTTCAATGTCAACAAACAAAAGAATTCATTTTGGACAAAAAGTATCAGAGACTACTATTTTAACCAATATAAAAACTGGCAGTTTGTTACAGATTATGAAGCTTTAGTGAATGCTGTTTCAATAAAAGCCATTAAAAAAATAACTAAGAAATATTTTATAAAAACACCGCTAACGAAAGCGGTATTATATCCTAAAAAAAATTAA
- a CDS encoding calcineurin-like phosphoesterase C-terminal domain-containing protein translates to MTTTFKIIVFYCCLGISFFSNAQTLDVWLQGTVSNKNKTTNKKLKNIWVSNGDTLVKTDKKGFFKIPVKKGQVLFPILPSGYGHSNTKKWWYNIPSDFDSNTKIEIDFELQEIQEKKAFKFLAIGDIQVGDTNELLQATQSILKELLNRNDFEFSIYLGDLVNDTPELFLPLKKLVDDIKQPSWVVYGNHDRNFNTDKKNQSNLFRDNFGPDTYAFFRNNVLFVSLNSITPEGKYGYKGMYQDNQITFLSQLLKTVDPNQPIVISQHIPFVSMKNKQDIINILNPFKNVLFLTGHTHTAFRNNIKMPSGNIIHELTAGAVCGNWWTGQKNWEGIPLSLMSCGTPKGYFEIDFNNNNYSINYKGIDLPNSKQFSVWLGDYNGEPLSPLSKTNEFYVNVFSGSDSTKVSIKLSNQDIIYLKKERITDPFVNYIKRSQKEEKSPDKNSKKSPYLRTKSRHIWKGVFPNNLEKGYHKIEVLIQDPKLLDIKQSLWILKP, encoded by the coding sequence ATGACAACTACTTTTAAAATTATCGTTTTTTATTGCTGTTTGGGAATTAGTTTTTTTTCAAATGCTCAAACCTTAGATGTTTGGCTTCAAGGAACTGTTTCTAACAAAAATAAAACAACCAATAAAAAATTAAAAAACATATGGGTTTCTAATGGTGATACTCTTGTAAAAACAGACAAAAAAGGTTTTTTTAAAATCCCCGTAAAAAAGGGGCAAGTTCTTTTTCCTATACTTCCTTCAGGTTATGGTCATAGCAATACAAAAAAATGGTGGTATAACATCCCAAGTGATTTTGATAGCAATACCAAAATTGAAATAGATTTTGAACTACAAGAAATACAGGAAAAAAAAGCTTTTAAGTTTTTAGCTATAGGCGATATTCAAGTAGGAGATACTAATGAATTACTTCAAGCAACACAATCTATTTTAAAAGAATTACTAAATAGAAATGATTTCGAATTCAGTATTTATTTAGGAGATTTAGTAAATGATACTCCAGAGTTATTTTTACCATTAAAAAAATTAGTTGATGATATAAAACAACCATCATGGGTTGTATATGGAAATCACGATAGAAATTTTAATACAGATAAAAAAAATCAATCCAATCTTTTTAGAGATAATTTTGGACCAGACACCTATGCTTTTTTTCGTAATAATGTGCTATTCGTTTCTTTAAATAGTATAACACCTGAAGGAAAATATGGCTATAAAGGTATGTACCAAGACAATCAAATAACGTTTTTATCTCAATTGCTAAAAACAGTAGACCCAAATCAGCCCATCGTAATAAGCCAACACATTCCGTTTGTTAGTATGAAAAACAAACAGGATATTATAAATATTTTAAACCCTTTTAAAAACGTTTTATTTTTAACTGGACACACACATACTGCATTCCGTAATAATATTAAAATGCCTTCAGGAAATATAATTCATGAATTAACTGCAGGGGCTGTTTGTGGAAATTGGTGGACAGGTCAAAAAAACTGGGAAGGCATTCCTTTGTCTCTAATGAGCTGTGGAACTCCAAAAGGCTATTTTGAAATAGATTTTAACAACAACAATTACAGCATAAATTACAAAGGCATAGATTTACCTAATTCTAAACAATTTAGTGTCTGGTTAGGAGATTATAATGGTGAGCCTTTGTCGCCGTTATCAAAAACTAATGAGTTTTATGTAAATGTGTTTTCGGGTTCTGATAGTACTAAAGTGTCTATAAAACTATCCAATCAGGATATAATTTATTTAAAAAAAGAACGTATAACAGATCCTTTCGTAAATTATATTAAGCGCTCACAAAAAGAAGAAAAAAGTCCAGACAAAAACAGTAAAAAATCACCTTATTTAAGAACAAAATCACGCCATATTTGGAAAGGTGTTTTTCCAAATAATTTAGAAAAAGGGTATCATAAAATTGAAGTTTTAATTCAAGATCCCAAATTATTAGATATCAAACAATCCTTATGGATTTTAAAACCATAG
- a CDS encoding SusC/RagA family TonB-linked outer membrane protein yields MMKNKQLINKNNFLLNSKFIALLSFQLLTLFTTIQATTASQIGNITLHVQKETIKEIIAKIETTSDYVFAQSGLDEADLNKKISFEVVDKDIEEVLNLILDNTNIAYKVINKQVVLYKKEAQKTKNIFSQFLQKLFNISGVVTDISGEPISGVTILLKDNHNKWAVTDFDGNFSLDGIPSGGILKIESMGFLSQEIVVTTSEKKTIILKEDFEALDEVIVTSNYGTVQKKSNLVSSAYQIKSEDIVNLPQQRVDKLLEGIIPGLEVNPQSNDASSARPRHSVTIRGEASLTASNEPLWIVDGIPITTGNNTNQILGVQTSVSPLSFINPEDIESITVLKDASATTIYGADGANGVILITTKKGKANKPELNLSLRSGVSFINKDTRFKTLNADEYLTLAKEAFLNAGNDLAYFPFTDNDMNSYSTTDTDWYDVYFDIGTTSQINLSASGGSEKSTHRISGSYYQNKMALVGNTQQRMSINSNNNINITDRLNLDLNLLGSYNTNTIFTPNDDYYAAFPIISPYNADGSFRQYYKIIEGNNTDGSPRWVEKRFFNSLAEREQNDNGQKAFSFKGAIQLNYVINNAFTFSSQFGVDYNNYNEKRYNSMYNWSGNDLTGTNDGYANAANANFLNWNTIHRLNFNKQFGLHQLSGVAGIELGANTYNSTSSWGYGFANDHIRIVSLASFSDGTSSESETTKASYLGQLTYNYDGRYNLNLNGRNDGNSNFGKNVQRASFLSIGASWNIHKEDFFNSSLINILSVKGSYGTNGNSRFGSQNPDGIYAISDSYQYGDALGAGLSVGANPDLSWETTYMTNIGLRVALLNNRLDILTEVYRNKTTNLISDLDASRTTGATTVVRNVGEIENKGIEVTIESKNIRTKNFSWNTRLLASHNQNKLLELYNDVPKNLGNFRLEVGGSTNTYYLVRWAGVDPRDGYPMWYDTEGNITKEYSLDNRVAEKSSVPDVFGSMTNTFSFKNKFYLSITTGYTIGGYSFSSFARSVNSDGLNIIDENQSVNQLDRWQNEGDLALAPISIWGVSTSSVRNSTRFLYNKTNIKIQNASLSYMLDNSVTESIGIQSLGLSLIGNNLLVWTPYDKSNRNSYKNNIGGYPLETEISLGLNITF; encoded by the coding sequence ATGATGAAAAACAAACAATTAATAAACAAAAACAATTTTCTGCTAAACAGCAAATTCATTGCGCTTCTGTCTTTTCAGTTACTTACACTATTTACAACAATTCAAGCTACTACAGCGTCACAAATTGGTAATATAACTCTACACGTTCAAAAAGAAACTATAAAAGAAATTATAGCAAAAATAGAAACTACATCTGATTATGTTTTTGCTCAATCTGGATTGGATGAAGCCGATTTAAACAAAAAAATAAGTTTTGAGGTTGTAGATAAAGATATTGAAGAAGTGTTAAACTTAATATTAGATAATACCAATATAGCGTATAAAGTAATAAATAAGCAAGTGGTATTATATAAAAAAGAAGCACAAAAAACTAAAAATATTTTTAGCCAATTTTTGCAAAAACTGTTTAATATTTCAGGAGTCGTAACGGATATATCAGGTGAACCTATAAGCGGTGTAACCATCTTGTTAAAAGACAATCATAACAAATGGGCTGTTACAGATTTTGACGGAAATTTTAGTCTTGATGGGATTCCATCAGGTGGTATTTTAAAGATTGAGAGCATGGGTTTTTTGAGCCAAGAAATTGTTGTTACAACTTCTGAAAAAAAGACCATTATTTTAAAAGAAGATTTTGAAGCCTTAGATGAAGTAATTGTAACAAGTAATTATGGTACAGTTCAAAAAAAATCAAACTTAGTATCTAGTGCTTACCAAATTAAATCAGAAGATATTGTTAATTTACCGCAACAGCGTGTAGACAAACTTTTAGAAGGTATTATTCCTGGTTTAGAAGTAAACCCACAAAGTAATGACGCATCAAGTGCTAGACCCAGACATTCTGTAACCATTCGAGGAGAAGCTTCATTAACAGCTTCAAATGAACCTTTGTGGATTGTTGATGGAATTCCTATTACTACAGGGAATAATACAAATCAGATTTTAGGGGTTCAAACAAGTGTTAGTCCTTTATCTTTTATAAATCCTGAAGACATTGAATCTATCACTGTTTTAAAGGATGCTTCTGCAACCACTATTTATGGGGCAGACGGCGCCAATGGTGTTATTTTAATTACTACAAAAAAAGGTAAAGCCAATAAACCAGAACTAAATCTTTCTTTACGATCAGGTGTTTCTTTTATTAATAAGGATACCAGATTCAAAACACTTAATGCTGATGAATATTTAACTTTAGCAAAAGAGGCATTTTTAAATGCAGGAAATGACTTGGCTTATTTTCCATTTACTGATAATGACATGAATAGCTATTCTACAACAGATACTGATTGGTATGATGTATATTTTGATATAGGAACAACTTCTCAAATAAATTTGTCGGCTTCTGGTGGTTCTGAAAAATCAACCCATCGTATCTCGGGTTCTTATTACCAAAATAAAATGGCTTTAGTTGGGAACACTCAACAAAGAATGTCTATAAATTCTAACAATAATATTAACATAACGGATAGATTAAATTTAGACTTGAATTTACTAGGTTCATACAATACCAATACAATTTTTACTCCTAACGACGACTACTATGCTGCATTTCCTATTATATCACCTTATAATGCAGATGGGTCTTTTAGACAGTATTATAAAATTATAGAAGGAAATAATACTGATGGATCCCCTAGATGGGTAGAGAAACGATTTTTTAATAGCCTTGCAGAACGTGAACAAAATGATAATGGGCAAAAAGCATTTTCATTTAAAGGAGCTATACAGTTAAATTACGTTATTAATAATGCCTTTACATTCAGTTCACAATTTGGTGTAGATTATAATAATTATAATGAAAAACGCTATAATTCTATGTATAACTGGTCAGGTAACGACTTAACTGGTACTAATGATGGCTATGCCAATGCTGCTAATGCAAATTTTTTAAACTGGAATACCATTCATAGGTTAAACTTTAATAAACAATTTGGTTTACATCAATTATCAGGTGTTGCAGGTATAGAGTTAGGGGCTAACACCTATAACTCTACGAGCTCTTGGGGTTACGGTTTTGCCAATGACCATATTAGAATTGTAAGTTTGGCTTCTTTTTCTGATGGAACAAGTAGTGAAAGCGAAACAACTAAAGCGTCCTATTTAGGACAGCTAACGTACAATTATGATGGGCGTTATAATTTAAATTTAAATGGACGAAATGATGGAAATTCTAATTTTGGTAAAAATGTGCAACGTGCCAGTTTTTTATCAATAGGAGCCTCATGGAATATTCATAAAGAAGATTTTTTTAATAGCAGTTTAATAAATATTTTAAGTGTTAAAGGTAGTTACGGGACAAATGGAAACTCCAGATTTGGAAGTCAAAACCCAGATGGCATTTATGCAATAAGCGATTCTTATCAGTACGGTGACGCTTTAGGAGCTGGGCTATCAGTAGGAGCTAATCCAGATTTAAGTTGGGAAACCACGTATATGACAAATATTGGGCTTCGAGTTGCTTTATTAAATAACCGATTAGATATCTTAACTGAGGTATATCGAAATAAAACTACAAATTTAATTAGTGATTTGGATGCTTCTAGAACAACAGGGGCTACTACAGTTGTTAGAAATGTTGGTGAAATTGAAAATAAAGGTATTGAAGTTACTATTGAGTCTAAAAATATTAGAACTAAAAACTTTAGTTGGAATACGCGTTTGTTAGCATCCCATAATCAAAATAAACTATTAGAATTATATAATGATGTTCCTAAAAACTTAGGGAATTTTCGATTAGAAGTTGGAGGGAGTACAAATACGTATTATTTAGTTAGATGGGCTGGTGTTGATCCACGTGATGGATACCCAATGTGGTATGATACAGAAGGTAATATAACCAAAGAATATAGTTTAGATAATCGCGTGGCAGAAAAATCTTCTGTTCCTGATGTTTTTGGAAGTATGACCAATACGTTTTCTTTTAAAAACAAATTTTATTTGAGTATAACAACAGGATATACCATTGGAGGGTACAGCTTTAGTTCTTTTGCTAGAAGTGTAAATTCTGATGGGTTAAATATTATTGATGAAAACCAATCAGTAAATCAACTAGACCGTTGGCAAAATGAAGGCGATTTAGCGTTAGCCCCAATATCTATTTGGGGGGTTAGTACAAGCTCGGTAAGGAATTCAACTCGTTTTTTATATAATAAAACAAATATAAAAATTCAAAATGCCTCATTAAGCTACATGCTTGATAATAGTGTTACCGAATCAATAGGAATACAATCCTTAGGCCTATCCTTAATTGGTAATAACTTATTAGTATGGACACCATATGATAAATCTAACAGAAATTCATATAAAAACAACATAGGAGGTTACCCGTTAGAAACTGAAATTTCTTTGGGTTTAAACATAACATTTTAA
- a CDS encoding FecR family protein yields the protein MTVKDFLENDYFIFYMLAKDSESIKYWDSYLKQKPEDQLQFENAKKAFEKIKFETVSLQDSERKILYNRIFEKTQNHAIVRRKRKRYYYFAAAATVIIIMAIAISTIRKLSEVPEIIVEKSLTESSIQLITDNQTFSLPNNEILTIKKSTITNSKGENIQISDSPIFNTLKVPFGKRSELILSDGSKLWINSGSTVKFPSQFNENNRTIYLEGEIFIEVTKDNTKPFMVETSKFNVNVYGTTFDVKAYKNTLEQRVVLVEGSVGVTTQDNMEARMLPNESLEITTSKLIKKKVNTEMHTSWKNGYLLLDDTPIETILLELSRYYNVAFLDSEKELTGKTCTGKIYLSTNIEDVLETLSILSNSHFKIENSTI from the coding sequence ATGACAGTAAAAGACTTTTTGGAGAATGATTATTTTATTTTCTATATGCTTGCTAAAGATTCAGAATCTATAAAATATTGGGATTCTTATCTTAAACAGAAACCTGAAGACCAGCTTCAGTTTGAAAATGCTAAAAAAGCATTTGAAAAAATTAAATTTGAAACAGTAAGCCTTCAAGATAGTGAACGTAAAATATTATATAATAGAATTTTTGAAAAAACACAAAACCACGCTATAGTTAGGAGAAAAAGAAAGCGCTATTATTATTTTGCTGCGGCGGCTACCGTAATAATTATTATGGCCATAGCTATTTCAACTATACGTAAACTATCAGAGGTTCCTGAAATAATTGTTGAAAAATCGCTTACAGAATCTTCAATACAATTAATAACTGATAATCAAACTTTTTCATTACCTAATAATGAAATTTTGACTATCAAGAAATCAACTATCACAAATTCTAAAGGTGAAAATATACAAATAAGTGACAGTCCTATTTTTAACACTTTAAAGGTGCCTTTTGGAAAACGTTCAGAATTAATATTATCTGACGGTTCTAAATTATGGATAAATTCTGGGTCAACAGTAAAATTCCCTTCCCAGTTTAACGAAAATAATAGGACCATTTATTTAGAAGGTGAAATCTTTATTGAGGTAACTAAAGATAATACAAAACCATTTATGGTTGAAACTTCAAAATTCAATGTCAATGTTTACGGGACTACTTTTGATGTAAAAGCTTACAAAAACACTTTAGAGCAACGTGTGGTTTTGGTTGAAGGTTCTGTTGGAGTTACTACACAAGATAATATGGAAGCAAGAATGCTACCAAATGAATCTTTAGAAATCACTACTTCTAAACTCATTAAAAAGAAAGTAAATACCGAAATGCACACTTCGTGGAAAAACGGGTATCTATTATTAGACGATACACCAATTGAAACTATTCTATTGGAACTATCAAGATATTACAACGTCGCATTTTTAGATTCAGAAAAGGAACTGACAGGAAAAACCTGTACAGGTAAAATTTATTTATCCACAAACATTGAAGATGTATTGGAAACATTGTCAATACTGTCAAATAGTCATTTTAAAATAGAAAACAGTACCATCTAG
- a CDS encoding RagB/SusD family nutrient uptake outer membrane protein, protein MKYIKTYLAIFSFILLNNCDSFLEVDPIGRSTIPVFFSDIEGFRAALPGAYSTVYTYYGEEFVLYPDVAADMLQVNTVGENSMISQYNYISNPDEEITAVGGIWTDAFEALVNVNNILEYAPAVIADYPETEEEMTTIKANALFLRALIHFDLVRVYAQPYNYTDDASHIGIPVLLKTPSSDDNVARNTVSEVYTQVIKDLKDSELLFGTETNTESSYYASKKAVYGLLARVYLYMENWTEAINYATLAINSTPLSEGQDYLDMFLDIEDNDESLFKLNGKLKNPSIIDFYNLQSPNGYASDKLMTLFNEEPNDMRLQLIDNTTLGTIKFLKNNVDISERYYDIIVLRTSEMYLIRAEANNNLNNIEAAISDIKTLQARNYQKEEADITISENTKEAVAILIDKERSKELSFEGHRLYDLTRTKQDMIRDENTTSSVQQVLYPNSLFVLPIPQKEMDVNTGMIQNEDYY, encoded by the coding sequence ATGAAATATATAAAAACATACCTTGCTATATTCAGTTTTATTTTACTTAATAACTGCGATAGTTTTTTAGAAGTTGATCCTATTGGAAGATCTACAATTCCTGTTTTCTTTTCTGATATTGAAGGTTTCAGAGCCGCTTTACCTGGTGCATATAGTACTGTTTACACGTATTATGGAGAAGAATTTGTATTGTATCCAGATGTTGCTGCCGATATGCTGCAGGTAAATACCGTTGGTGAAAACTCCATGATATCACAATATAATTATATTTCCAATCCCGATGAAGAAATTACAGCCGTAGGTGGTATTTGGACTGATGCTTTTGAGGCTTTAGTGAATGTAAATAATATACTTGAATATGCCCCAGCAGTTATTGCTGATTATCCTGAAACCGAAGAAGAAATGACTACAATTAAAGCCAATGCGTTATTTCTAAGAGCTCTAATACATTTTGATTTGGTGCGTGTTTATGCTCAACCATATAACTATACAGATGATGCTAGTCATATCGGAATTCCAGTATTATTAAAAACACCTAGTTCAGATGATAACGTAGCAAGAAATACCGTAAGTGAAGTATATACTCAGGTCATTAAAGATTTAAAAGATTCGGAATTACTTTTTGGCACCGAAACCAATACCGAATCTAGTTATTACGCATCAAAAAAAGCAGTTTATGGCTTATTAGCACGTGTCTATTTATATATGGAAAACTGGACAGAAGCAATAAATTATGCTACTCTGGCTATTAATAGCACACCACTTTCTGAAGGGCAGGATTATTTAGATATGTTTTTAGATATTGAAGATAATGATGAATCTCTTTTTAAATTAAATGGTAAGTTAAAAAATCCTTCAATTATTGATTTTTATAATTTGCAAAGTCCTAATGGTTATGCCAGCGATAAATTGATGACTCTTTTTAATGAAGAACCAAACGACATGCGTTTGCAATTAATAGACAACACAACCTTGGGGACAATTAAATTTTTAAAAAATAATGTTGATATATCTGAAAGATACTATGACATCATCGTTTTAAGGACATCTGAAATGTATTTGATTAGGGCAGAGGCTAATAATAATTTAAACAACATTGAAGCTGCCATTTCAGATATTAAAACTCTTCAAGCCAGAAACTATCAAAAAGAAGAAGCTGATATCACTATTTCAGAAAACACAAAAGAAGCTGTAGCTATATTGATTGATAAAGAGCGTTCAAAAGAATTAAGTTTTGAAGGACATAGGCTTTATGATTTAACTCGAACAAAACAAGATATGATTCGTGACGAAAATACGACTTCTAGTGTACAGCAGGTTTTATACCCCAACAGTTTATTTGTTTTACCCATTCCTCAAAAAGAAATGGATGTTAATACAGGTATGATACAAAACGAAGATTATTACTAA